TATTGAAGCAAAAGTCTCTTCAATGCTTGAATCTTTAGATTTAGTGATATAAAATCTAATTTATGATACAATCATTAAATAACATTAAAAAGTATTAAATATGGAAATAAGTGAAAGAGTTTACGATTTATTAGTCGATACCGAAATTGTTGTTGATGTTATGCTTGGAAGCACTAATATAACTATTGGTGAATTTTTAAAACTAACTGAAGGAGATATTATCTCTTTACACAAACCAGCTGGTAGTGGTGGAGAGATTTATGTAAACTCTAGAATTATTGGAACAGGTGATATAATTGTAATGGAAGAAAAACTTGCAGTTAGAGTTCAAGATGCTATGGATTCAGATAATGTTGTTCAATATTTCTTTGAAGAACATATGATTTAATCTTAAACAAGGAGTTTAATATGGCAGAAGTAAATAGTGCAAATAGTGTAACAGGAACAGATAGTTATGGAAATAAATATACACAAAGTGTAAGTAATGACTCTTTGACAACAAATGATTTTTTAAAGCTAATGATAGAAGAGTTAAAACTTCAAGATCCAACAAAACCGATGGATTCAGCAAAAATGCTATCAACTCAAATGCAAATGAGTACTCTAAATGCAAATATGGAGATGATTAAGGCTTTACAATCTATTCAAACAGCATTTACACAATCTTCACTTTCAACAGCAACGGGTGTGATTGGAAAAAATATTGAAAATGGAAGTACAAATAAAGATGGAGCTTTAAAAGCATTTACAGTTGAATCTATTGAAAATGTAGATGGTGAAATACAAGTTGTTGCAAGAGAGTGGCTATATCTTCATAATGGAATTTCTTTGAAAGATGGAGATGAGCTTAAAGCAGCAAACTATGATGAAACTGGAAATTTATTTGATGAAAAGGGTGAAAAAACTGGACAAACTATAGTTTTAGAGAGTTTAGGAAAACCTTTGGTTAAAGATGGAAAGCTAGTAGTAAAAGATGCAGATGGAAATGAAGTAAGTGACCATAAATATGTAGCAAATGGCAAAAGTACTGTTGTTGTTTCTGATGAAATAGTTAGTATGCCATTTTCTTCAATAACAAAAATCTTCTAATAAAAAGGCTTTAATATGATAGGAGCTATGTGGAATGGAATTGCTGGAATTTGGCAACATGACAAAGGTATAGCTGTTGAATCAAACAATTTGGCAAATTCAAACACTGTTGGACACAAAAAAGACCAAATAAGTTTTTCAGATGTATTATATAATCAAGCAGGATTTGGAAAAGGTGTACAAACTCAAACTATTTCAAAACAGTTTGAGCAAGGAAATATTGTTCAAAGTGGTGTTGGAATAGATGTTGCAATTGAGGGTAAAGGTTTTTTTGTAGTAAAAAGTAGAGAAAATCCAAATGAGATTTATTATACACGAGCTGGAAATTTAGTTCAAGCAAAAGATGGTTTTTTAGTTACTCAAGATGACTATAAAATTCAAGGATTGGTTCCACAAAGTAAAATTACTGCAACTACAAATCCAGCTGATACACTTTTTACAGATGCCTATACAAAAAGCATGGTATCTACAAATATAAATAGTGGAAGCGGTACAGTTTATAACATAAATGCAAAAGCTAGTGATTATGTAAGCTCTGCAAAAAATGATGATATATTAAAAAAAGGTGATGGATACAAAACTTCACAAAATAAGATAAATGATATTGAAGCATTAAAAGCTGACTATATAGAGAAGTTAAATAAATTTTTGATGGATCAATCAACAACAAATACTCCATCTATTAGTCAAAAATCTCAAATAGATTTTTCATCAAATTTATCATCTTTACAAGCTACAGATAATACTATTAGTGTAACAATTGACAATAAAACATATAGTGTGAAATTTGATGTAAACTCAACTATAAATAATGAAGAGATGCAAAAGCTATATGACTTTTTAGATACAAATGGAAAAGCAAAATATAATTTAGTTGATCCAAACTCTATACAAAGCCAAGCAAACATAGATGCAATGCCGACAACAACTCCTCAAGAGATTTTAGATAAAACAACTGCACAAACTTTAAGAGATAATCAAATTAGCTCATATATAAATGCGAATAGTGTTGTAAATGCTATGAAAGATTTATCTGATAAAATTTCTTCAAAAGAGGGTATGAGTTCTAGTGTAAAAGATGGAACTTTGGTTATTGATACTTTAATTGCTGGTGGTAGCTTTAATATATCAGATATAAAGTTAAATGATACAAACTTTAGTTCTACAAAATTACAAGAGGCGGTAAAAGGTTCTGGTCTTGCTATGGTTGATAGTGCAAGAGATGCTTTAAAAAATGCAGTTGAAAATGCAGATGGAAAGTTTTTACAAATTACAAATGTATTGGAGTATGGAAACTTAGGAGTTATTGGAGAGAATGATATAAATGTAAGACTTGATGAGCTAGGAATTTCTGATAAAAGTACAGCTGATATAAGTATATCAGATGATGGTTTTGTTTTTGTAAAAAGTCAAGGTCATAGTTTTTTAGTAGGAAGACTTAGCACTGCTGGATTTAGAAATGAGCAAGGCTTAGAGCCTATGGGTGGAAATTTATTTCAAGCGTCACAATATAGTGGAAATCCTTTTAACTCAGATACTATGAATATAATAAGAGGTGGTGCGCTTGAAAGAGCTAACATAGATTATGGTTCTACTTTGACTCAAATTATGGTATATCAAAAAGCTTTTGAAGCTAGTTCAAAATCTATAACAACATCAGATGAGTTTTTACAAACAGCAATACAGATGAAGAAATAGTAAAAATTAGTATAAATAGTTTGTGTTTATACTTTTGTATAAATTTAATATAATTTTTGTACAAAAGTATGAACATTTATGTTCATTTACCTTAATACAAAGGATTAGTCATGATAGGTGCATTATGGACTGGAATATCAGGATTAGCAGCACATCAAACAGCATTGGATAATGAGTCAAATAACATTGCCAATGTAAACACTGTAGGTTATAAAGCGGGAAGAATCTCTTTTGCAGATCAAATTTATCAAGGAAAAATTGGTAAAGGATCATTTGTGCAAGACGCAGAGAAGATTTTCGTAACAGGTGGTTCAAAAATCACAGGAGTTGAGTATGATGTTGCTTTACAAGGTGATGGATTCTTTACAGTTGTAAATAAAAATACACTAGGAACAGCAGAGACATTTTATACAAGAGCTGGAAATTTCCGTATGGGTCAAAGTGGAACTTTGCAAAACCCAGATGGATATGAGGTTCAAGGTTGGGCAATGAGCTCAATTGAT
Above is a genomic segment from Aliarcobacter cryaerophilus containing:
- a CDS encoding flagellar hook assembly protein FlgD, with the translated sequence MAEVNSANSVTGTDSYGNKYTQSVSNDSLTTNDFLKLMIEELKLQDPTKPMDSAKMLSTQMQMSTLNANMEMIKALQSIQTAFTQSSLSTATGVIGKNIENGSTNKDGALKAFTVESIENVDGEIQVVAREWLYLHNGISLKDGDELKAANYDETGNLFDEKGEKTGQTIVLESLGKPLVKDGKLVVKDADGNEVSDHKYVANGKSTVVVSDEIVSMPFSSITKIF
- a CDS encoding flagellar hook-basal body complex protein, which codes for MIGAMWNGIAGIWQHDKGIAVESNNLANSNTVGHKKDQISFSDVLYNQAGFGKGVQTQTISKQFEQGNIVQSGVGIDVAIEGKGFFVVKSRENPNEIYYTRAGNLVQAKDGFLVTQDDYKIQGLVPQSKITATTNPADTLFTDAYTKSMVSTNINSGSGTVYNINAKASDYVSSAKNDDILKKGDGYKTSQNKINDIEALKADYIEKLNKFLMDQSTTNTPSISQKSQIDFSSNLSSLQATDNTISVTIDNKTYSVKFDVNSTINNEEMQKLYDFLDTNGKAKYNLVDPNSIQSQANIDAMPTTTPQEILDKTTAQTLRDNQISSYINANSVVNAMKDLSDKISSKEGMSSSVKDGTLVIDTLIAGGSFNISDIKLNDTNFSSTKLQEAVKGSGLAMVDSARDALKNAVENADGKFLQITNVLEYGNLGVIGENDINVRLDELGISDKSTADISISDDGFVFVKSQGHSFLVGRLSTAGFRNEQGLEPMGGNLFQASQYSGNPFNSDTMNIIRGGALERANIDYGSTLTQIMVYQKAFEASSKSITTSDEFLQTAIQMKK
- a CDS encoding FliM/FliN family flagellar motor switch protein → MEISERVYDLLVDTEIVVDVMLGSTNITIGEFLKLTEGDIISLHKPAGSGGEIYVNSRIIGTGDIIVMEEKLAVRVQDAMDSDNVVQYFFEEHMI